In one window of Helianthus annuus cultivar XRQ/B chromosome 17, HanXRQr2.0-SUNRISE, whole genome shotgun sequence DNA:
- the LOC118488852 gene encoding uncharacterized protein LOC118488852 gives MSLNQLSPIAQAELETRTTTRPPKLKGAEDFSTWKTRIQSFFEYTDYNLWLSVTAGPHIPTVVRGDAVVANNDATTFTDEDKALIQRNEELIESKRDMVQKQYDMFCGVRGESLSDHISRFLNMMTKMKKAGNPVTNRAAIKKLLDSLPKEWSLQCMMIKKDFLNNPNPVTLSDLINTLRAFEMDVNKREMNTAGYQPKSTQPSAGLKNVAFLASGGITPQASDLIYANASASASKAPQLVEKTITVDTQALKVSTENVALFNTFLSSYEALMSGELKKEMFTAEDMYQKFQDKTCKRLGLGKAGFDKSKLRCYNCKNLGHFKRDCPLLKEGNSETTPAVKQITVEENKNNASPSTPKALVVEDYDWGEEITEAKEQVNKALMAKISGESSARQFEKQTAGIPTGDNAADKGLKSILTSVETCDQAEKHVAKETSEKGKDKVQAAAMKADSSKEKADKDLGHVPTFETCDREPYVSDCHDLNYACCDDKVACESPVFVPELKRNSFGKFLTKEIPEFIPSRTGMTELERSVTENQDNEDSSVTTTEDEQTSESSTEDQPTSDESFECSSYEASEEQSSSEDNTSESLLDSDSDEEHQEDESRNKLQKWLRMLMEYIWHVDSGCSRHMTGLKELLKNFRFIDGDFVSFAGDEKGGKIIGVGDVVSEALTLENVNYVPELCYNLMGVSQVCDKGISVLFNDMECLFLKPGYVVPAEMIMLTAPRQNNTYVLNMKNAKTNDNLTCLISKASESESLLWHRRLGHGKQHKKPHKSKAVNTISAPLQLLHMDLFGPISVKSLAKSSYCLVVTDDYSRFSWVYFLEAKSETAEVLKSFIPLIENVTKLKSLSEVTTGPSSKIRPSYHSVQKKEFIFNIVQPELPNKMELLNARIER, from the exons ATGTCGCTAAATCAACTAAGTCCAATTGCTCAAGCGGAACTTGAAACTAGAACTACCACTCGCCCACCAAAGTTGAAAGGGGCGGAAGACTTTAGCACTTGGAAAACTCGCATTCAatcgttcttcgagtacacggaCTACAATCTGTGGCTCTCTGTTACCGCTGGACCTCACATTCCAACGGTAGTTCGAGGAGATGCAGTAGTTGCTAACAATGATGCTACTACCTTCACTGATGAAGACAAGGCTCTCATTCAAC gaaatgaagaacTGATCGAAAGCAAGAGAGATATGGTGCAGAAACAATACGACATGTTTTGCGGAGTTCGTGGAGAAAGTCTTTCTGATCACATTAGTCGCTTCTTGAAcatgatgaccaaaatgaagaaggcAGGAAATCCTGTTACAAATCGTGCTGCAATAAAGAAGCTGCTTGATTCACTCCCCAAGGAATGGAGCCTACAatgcatgatgatcaagaaggatttCCTCAACAATCCTAATCCTGTCACTCTGTCAGATCTGATCAACACCCTAAGAGCCTTTGAAATGGATGTTAACAAAAGAGAGATGAACACTGCTGGATATCAACCTAAGTCAACTCAACCTTCAGCTGGATTGAAGAATGTGGCATTTCTCGCTTCAGGGGGCATCACTCCACAAGCTTCTGACTTAATTTACGCGAACGCTTCCGCAAGCGCATCAAAAGCCCCACAACTTGTTGAGAAGACCATCACTGTTGACACTCAAGCGTTGAAAGTATCCACTGAAAATGTGGCACTCTTCAACACATTTTTGAGCAGCTACGAAGCCCTAATGTCTGGGGAACTGAAAAAGGAGATGTTCACTgctgaagacatgtatcag aaatttcaagacaagACATGCAAGCGTTtgggtcttggaaaagctggCTTTGACAAATCTAAGCTGAGGTGCTACAACTGCAAGAATCTAGGACACTTCAAGCGCGATTGTCCTCTGTTGAAAGAAGGAAACAGTGAAACTACTCCTGCTGTTAAGCAAATCACAGTTGAAGAGAACAAAAACAATGCGTCTCCCAGCACGCCAAAAGCTTTAGTCGTTGAAGACTATGATTGGGGTGAAGAAATCACTGAAGCAAAGGAGCAAGTTAACaaagccctgatggccaagatTTCAGGTGAATCATCTGCCAGGCAGTTCGAGAAGCAGACAGCTGGAATTCCGACTGGAGACAATGCTGCTGACAAGGGATTGAAAAGCATTCTTACTTCTGTGGAGACTTGTGATCAAGCAGAAAAGCATGTTGCTAAAGAAACATCTGAGAAAGGCAAGGATAAGGTCCAAGCAGCAGCCATGAAAGCAGACTCATCAAAAGAAAAGGCTGACAAGGACTTG ggccatgtgcctacatttgagaccTGTGATCGTGAACCTTATGTGTCTGATTGTCATGATTTAAATTATGCGTGTTGTGATGATAAAGTTGCttgtgaatctcctgtatttgtgccagaattaAAAAGGAATAGCTTTGGAAAATTCCTTACAAAGGAAATTCCCGAATTTATTCCTTCTAGAACAGGTATGACAGAATTAGAAAGGAGCGTCACTGAAAACCAAGATAATGAAGATTCAAGCGTCACCACCACAGAAGACGAACAAACATCAGAAAGTTCAACTGAAGATCAACCAACTAGTGATGAAAGCTTCGAGTGTTCAAGTTATGAAGCAAGTGAAGAACAAAGTTCGAGCGAGGACAACACGTCTGAAAGCTTACTCGATTCAGACAGTGATGAAGAACATCAAGAAGATGAAAGCaga AATAAACTCCAGAAATGGCTTCGAATGCTCATGGAATACATCTGGCACGTCGACAGCGGATGTTCAAGACACATGACTGGATTGAAGGAACTGCTGAAAAACTTCCGCTTTATTGATGGTGATTTCGTGTCTTTTGCTGGCGACGAAAAGGGAGGAAAGATTATTGGAGTAGGAGATGTGGTGTCCGAAGCCCTCACGTTAGAGAATGTCAACTATGTTCCTGAGCTGTGCTATAATCTCATGGGTGTCTCTCAAGTCTGCGATAAAGGAATCTCAGTGCTCTTCAATGATATGGAATGCTTGTTCCTAAAGCCCGGTTATGTTGTTCCTGCAGAAATGATCATGCTCACTGCTCCAAGACAGAACAACACATACGTGCTCAACatgaaaaatgccaagacaaatgACAACTTGACATGCTTAATCTCCAAAGCTTCAGAATCGGAGTCACTGCTTTGGCATAGACGACTGGGCcat GGAAAGCAGCATAAGAAACCACACAAGTCCAAAGCAGTGAACACGATTTCTGCACCACTTCAATTGttgcacatggatcttttcggtcctatcagtgttaaaagtcttgctaaaagCTCTTATTGTTTGGTTGTAACAGATGATTACTCTCGGTTTTCATGGGTATATTTTCTTGAAGCAAAGAGCGAGACAGCTGAAGTGTTAAAATCATTCATTCCCCTGATTGAGAACGTGACCAAGCTGAAAAGTCTATCAGAAGTGACAACGGGTCCGagttcaaaaatcagaccttCATATCATTCTGTGCAGAAAAAGGAATTCATCTTCAATATAGTGCAGCCAGaactccccaacaaaatggagttgctgaACGCAAGAATAGAACGCTGA
- the LOC110923279 gene encoding uncharacterized protein LOC110923279: MPCRHAVAAIWEKAANGGRVGALESWVHPVHTMERWKEVYSFRVNPINGRTLWTRVNAPTTITPPKHHTQVGRPKKLRKRSAVELEEMTQSGRLSKKHTKGACSKCKKTGHNSRTCKGQGEAVKTGKSGKSGNAGKKRKAAAK; this comes from the coding sequence ATGCCATGCAGACATGCTGTGGCTGCAATTTGGGAGAAAGCTGCTAATGGGGGCAGGGTGGGTGCTTTGGAGAGTTGGGTACATCCGGTTCATACAATGGAGAGGTGGAAAGAGGTGTACTCTTTTAGGGTGAACCCTATCAATGGTAGGACATTATGGACAAGGGTAAATGCTCCTACAACGATTACACCCCCAAAACATCACACCCAGGTTGGTAGACCCAAGAAATTAAGGAAGAGATCTGCTGTGGAGCTTGAAGAGATGACCCAATCAGGAAGGCTGTCCAAAAAGCACACTAAAGGTGCATGTTCAAAGTGTAAGAAGACTGGACATAATTCCAGGACTTGCAAGGGTCAAGGTGAAGCTGTCAAGACTGGCAAATCAGGCAAGAGTGGCAATGCAGGGAAGAAAAGGAAGGCAGCAGCAAAGTGA